From Gimesia panareensis, the proteins below share one genomic window:
- a CDS encoding HEAT repeat domain-containing protein: MQNVSEAPVVTAFKETHKASPEIPPELEGLHVYLSQDLWIINHHWSAYDEWTTLRGLKATSRLSSPQIHRWLFGVKQENSPLSESKNSSAVTGDDSSPTQVASSATASDSSKTADAGQPGPAKTKSSAEHWSFNALQEFFTRHNTENEPRFASKKIAALQQLSEHDTLAGRNAAILWATLAPQTAMETVPILEQLACDSGSQSASESKSEQKNKSTVSPAMRSAALNGLSLVLAHADALPLATKNRLTQLLARPDISVKLRGELYRSLSRFMPPAQIPSLDQSLDITDSSTLPPKELRQAALEGCIMHGLWLYAEPEQFSHLTQNQRQPRPFQTSVWPTNLMQVRWDPDATIRWNFGYWAAVVQHPDAEAILASQLKDADVMVQNRAIQHLGLLASDSALQLLKEQAKRPQETVRVSAATGLSSWGPSYLKGLKDDSSSAVRHAVAAGLGLSPTADAALQLKSLINDRSTEVQLTVIESIQNWPDELAVPLLLEGIQEGVFKTRRSSVLQLTERTGVGGTISIEASRDERIAAIRSLVQSGELPGGFWTQLMQEGIRQRPRVNQGRRAELQAYFQNLISQPMESPARQQAFQELSHLTPEEVNILEKMILDTSIAIPEEIYSDLLPKLDASYAALQQLTSSHITDRRQAAQQLFRNSQKSSLNPVIVKRLRKLMTQEQDRLVWRIVMESIAQDNYEETAQLALLAINHHWPDIRVLGCDYFGAHGLPRYAPWILPLLNDKNRSVQLAAIKALGHCHNPLAINGVQSAEQTQSTPASLRALMTDSNQRVRFQTVVALSHLGDFQGMQELVRISNDPRSSVRRDAVREMGESGQTRFVEPLIQMAWTERNTSTLEEMLSSLDRLVPESDQPPELKTESRQTEQAKIWMNWWQTQHSGAGSRLFTGR; encoded by the coding sequence TTGCAGAACGTCAGTGAAGCGCCTGTGGTGACTGCTTTCAAAGAGACACATAAGGCCTCTCCCGAGATCCCCCCGGAGCTGGAAGGCCTGCACGTTTATCTGTCCCAGGATCTCTGGATCATCAATCACCACTGGTCCGCTTACGATGAGTGGACCACTCTCCGTGGCCTGAAAGCGACGTCTCGGTTGTCCTCTCCCCAAATTCATCGCTGGCTGTTTGGCGTCAAACAGGAGAATTCACCGCTTTCCGAATCGAAGAATTCCTCTGCCGTGACAGGCGATGATTCCAGTCCAACCCAGGTCGCGTCCTCGGCAACCGCTTCAGACAGTTCGAAAACAGCGGATGCCGGGCAGCCGGGCCCTGCCAAAACAAAGTCATCTGCAGAGCACTGGTCGTTCAATGCCTTGCAGGAATTCTTTACCCGTCACAACACCGAGAATGAACCACGTTTTGCTTCGAAGAAAATCGCTGCATTACAGCAGCTCTCAGAACATGACACGCTGGCAGGCAGGAACGCAGCCATCCTCTGGGCCACTTTAGCTCCGCAAACCGCCATGGAAACGGTCCCCATTCTGGAACAGCTCGCTTGTGATTCCGGTTCCCAATCAGCCTCTGAATCGAAATCAGAACAGAAGAACAAATCGACCGTGTCCCCGGCGATGCGGTCAGCGGCACTCAACGGACTCTCTCTGGTCCTGGCACATGCGGACGCCCTGCCCCTGGCAACCAAAAATCGACTCACACAGTTACTCGCGCGGCCGGATATTTCTGTCAAACTCAGAGGGGAACTCTATCGCAGCCTGTCGCGATTCATGCCTCCCGCGCAGATCCCGTCGCTGGATCAGTCCCTGGACATTACCGACAGCAGCACCCTGCCTCCGAAAGAACTACGCCAGGCCGCACTGGAAGGCTGCATCATGCACGGCCTCTGGCTGTATGCGGAACCTGAGCAGTTTTCTCATCTCACACAAAATCAACGGCAGCCGCGTCCATTCCAAACTTCTGTCTGGCCGACCAATCTCATGCAGGTCCGCTGGGATCCCGACGCCACGATTCGGTGGAACTTCGGATACTGGGCCGCAGTGGTTCAGCACCCCGATGCAGAAGCCATTCTCGCCTCTCAGTTGAAAGATGCAGATGTGATGGTGCAGAACCGGGCCATCCAGCATCTGGGTTTACTGGCCAGTGATTCCGCCCTGCAGCTGCTGAAAGAGCAGGCCAAACGTCCGCAGGAAACCGTCCGCGTCTCTGCAGCGACAGGCCTGAGTTCCTGGGGCCCCTCTTATCTCAAAGGGCTCAAGGATGACAGTTCCTCTGCAGTGCGGCATGCAGTCGCTGCAGGACTGGGACTGTCGCCGACGGCCGATGCGGCGCTGCAGCTGAAATCACTGATCAATGACCGCAGCACCGAAGTGCAACTGACGGTCATTGAATCGATCCAGAACTGGCCGGATGAGCTGGCTGTTCCGCTCCTGCTGGAAGGCATCCAGGAAGGAGTCTTCAAAACCCGGCGCTCCAGTGTGCTGCAGCTGACGGAGCGAACCGGAGTCGGCGGGACCATCTCGATTGAAGCCTCTCGTGATGAGCGGATCGCTGCAATCCGGAGCCTGGTCCAATCAGGTGAACTGCCTGGTGGATTCTGGACCCAACTCATGCAGGAAGGCATTCGGCAACGGCCGCGCGTCAACCAGGGGCGCAGGGCTGAACTGCAGGCCTACTTTCAGAATCTGATTTCTCAACCCATGGAGTCTCCCGCCCGGCAACAGGCATTCCAGGAGCTTTCTCACCTGACTCCGGAAGAGGTCAACATCCTGGAAAAAATGATCCTGGACACGTCCATTGCGATTCCGGAGGAAATCTATAGCGACCTGCTTCCTAAACTGGATGCCAGCTATGCCGCTCTGCAGCAACTGACCAGTTCCCATATCACCGATCGACGACAGGCGGCTCAGCAGCTCTTTCGCAATTCTCAGAAGTCCTCACTCAACCCGGTGATCGTGAAACGTCTGCGCAAACTGATGACGCAGGAACAGGACCGGCTCGTGTGGCGGATCGTGATGGAATCGATCGCCCAGGACAACTATGAAGAGACCGCCCAGCTGGCTCTGCTGGCTATCAATCATCACTGGCCCGACATTCGCGTCCTGGGCTGCGATTACTTTGGCGCACACGGCTTGCCCCGGTATGCCCCCTGGATTCTGCCCCTGTTGAATGATAAAAACAGATCGGTGCAACTGGCGGCCATCAAGGCCCTGGGACACTGTCACAATCCGCTGGCTATCAACGGGGTTCAGAGCGCAGAGCAGACTCAGTCCACACCGGCTTCACTCCGGGCGTTGATGACAGATTCCAATCAGCGAGTCCGTTTCCAGACCGTGGTTGCCTTGAGTCACCTGGGAGATTTCCAGGGGATGCAGGAACTGGTTCGGATCTCCAACGACCCCCGCAGTTCTGTACGCCGGGATGCGGTTCGGGAAATGGGGGAATCAGGGCAAACCCGATTCGTGGAACCCCTGATTCAAATGGCGTGGACCGAACGGAATACGTCCACGCTGGAAGAAATGCTAAGCAGCCTGGACCGACTGGTTCCGGAATCCGATCAACCACCGGAACTCAAGACAGAATCGCGACAGACCGAGCAGGCCAAAATCTGGATGAACTGGTGGCAAACCCAGCACTCTGGGGCCGGTTCACGGCTCTTTACCGGGCGTTAA
- a CDS encoding STAS domain-containing protein: MTNYHEDFQLEWHGNTVVIIPASNVESMSWDLIEQAADIVMAPLQEVEIPMVVFDLSDVSYFGSVFLALLLRCHKHVRSRGGELVLCGASKMASELLRITALDTLWAIYETRDEALDALMG, translated from the coding sequence ATGACGAACTACCACGAAGATTTTCAATTGGAATGGCATGGTAACACAGTTGTAATCATTCCAGCGAGCAACGTGGAATCGATGAGCTGGGACCTGATCGAACAGGCCGCTGACATCGTAATGGCACCGTTGCAGGAAGTGGAAATTCCGATGGTCGTTTTTGATTTGAGCGATGTGAGCTACTTTGGTTCCGTCTTCCTGGCGCTGCTGCTGCGATGTCATAAACATGTTCGCAGCCGCGGGGGTGAGCTGGTATTGTGCGGTGCCAGCAAAATGGCCAGCGAATTACTGCGGATCACCGCGTTAGACACACTCTGGGCTATTTATGAAACCAGAGACGAAGCTCTGGACGCCCTGATGGGTTAA